A stretch of Streptomyces vietnamensis DNA encodes these proteins:
- a CDS encoding acyl-CoA dehydrogenase family protein, with product MADSTADGVERRLPTDEARELLSLVRDIARREIAPGAAEEEADGRFPRELFALLSRSGLLGLPYDPEYGGGGQPYEVYLQVLEELAAARLTVGLGVSVHTLSCHALAGFGTEAQRAAHLPAMLGGGLLGAYCLSEPSAGSDAAALRTRAVREGEDWVIDGTKAWITHGGIADFCTVMARTGGPGARGITAFLVPGDAPGLSAAPPERKMGMKGSPTAQLHFDGVRVADDRRLGAEGQGFAIALDALDSGRLGIAACAVGLAQAALDEAVAYARERRQFGRPIADFQGLRFLLADMATKVEAGRALYLEAARLRDEGRAFGRCAAMAKLFCTDAAMQVTTDAVQVLGGYGYTADFPVERYLREAKMLQIVEGTNQIQRVVIARHLVGPESR from the coding sequence ATGGCCGACAGCACCGCGGACGGCGTCGAGCGCCGACTGCCCACCGACGAGGCCCGGGAACTGCTCTCCCTGGTGCGTGACATCGCCCGCCGGGAGATCGCCCCGGGCGCCGCGGAGGAGGAGGCCGACGGCCGCTTCCCCCGCGAGCTGTTCGCACTGCTCTCCCGCTCCGGGCTGCTCGGACTGCCGTACGACCCCGAGTACGGCGGGGGCGGCCAGCCGTACGAGGTCTACCTCCAGGTCCTGGAGGAACTCGCCGCGGCCCGGCTCACCGTGGGCCTCGGCGTCAGCGTCCACACGCTCTCCTGCCACGCGCTCGCCGGCTTCGGCACCGAGGCGCAGCGGGCCGCGCACCTGCCCGCGATGCTGGGCGGCGGCCTCCTCGGCGCGTACTGCCTCTCCGAACCCTCCGCCGGATCGGACGCGGCGGCCCTGCGGACCCGGGCGGTGAGGGAGGGCGAGGACTGGGTGATCGACGGGACCAAGGCCTGGATCACCCACGGCGGGATCGCGGACTTCTGCACCGTCATGGCCCGTACCGGCGGCCCGGGCGCGCGCGGCATCACCGCCTTCCTCGTGCCGGGGGACGCGCCGGGGCTGAGCGCCGCCCCTCCCGAGCGGAAGATGGGGATGAAGGGCTCACCCACCGCGCAGCTCCACTTCGACGGGGTGCGGGTCGCCGACGACCGCCGTCTCGGCGCGGAGGGGCAGGGCTTCGCGATCGCGCTCGACGCCCTGGACTCGGGGCGGCTCGGCATCGCCGCCTGTGCCGTGGGCCTGGCCCAGGCGGCCCTGGACGAGGCCGTCGCGTACGCGCGGGAGCGCCGCCAGTTCGGCCGGCCGATCGCCGACTTCCAGGGGCTCCGCTTCCTGCTCGCCGACATGGCGACCAAGGTCGAGGCGGGCCGCGCGCTGTACCTGGAGGCGGCGCGGCTCAGGGACGAGGGGCGGGCCTTCGGCCGGTGCGCGGCGATGGCCAAGCTCTTCTGCACGGACGCCGCCATGCAGGTCACGACGGACGCGGTGCAGGTGCTCGGCGGCTACGGCTACACGGCGGACTTCCCCGTGGAGCGCTATCTGCGCGAGGCGAAGATGCTCCAGATCGTCGAGGGGACCAATCAGATCCAGCGCGTGGTCATCGCCCGTCACCTGGTCGGACCAGAGTCCCGCTGA
- a CDS encoding DEAD/DEAH box helicase codes for MRSDEADVQGSVIELAQERWGVTPTGEFPARFAEPGWSHAETVDRRCPACGGELHALRRPYESQGRTYQYTALVCPACPTAFTLADLGVKRYDQLTDAVPRQGGRAARARPAPTVTAVVKVPAQPRPGRGPAWPEDLVVPDATEQRALSWCKVADPTWRPADAVLAAAEDVRVILPEGPEYEELRTRLKERDVPYRVSRYWEEAGEVGTVSDTGGRTELVAAGPDGAAPAAGPWAAAARDAFAAQWDALEELPDGDGDAYVPVGELVPADWAALLPHPSFNPVQAAAVPVVLEGTGHLVVVAPTGAGKTPIGMVAALEAHARGRKAAWLVPQRSLTDELDRELQLWRSRGLRVVRLTGEAAVDTELIRSADVWVATTEKFEAICRAGSLRDALAEVGCLVVDEIHLLGDPTRGAVLEALLARVREDSAATRIVGLSATVANADEVAEWLGARLVRTTWRPTRLTWQLPLLPPVDEADRAARAAVRTGAAVRIARQVTADGGSVLVFCGSKRRVRATALALAADRGVPTAGVDADDAELVERLCTKAGVRLHYRDWPYKREAEQAFRAREAEILVATSTVAAGVNLPARAVIVCDTTLGLDRVEVSMVQQMFGRAGRIGAGEREGWAFLLTDPAERAHWQARLAAGYTVRSRLDEHLADHLLAEAVQERLSTLEGAETWWAGTFAAYQGHDSVEPLHEAAQFLAEVGCLRPAADEDRLEPTPLGRLTSRFMVDATIADDLATALRQAPVPEDPLAAEQLLAALLSTRLPVLEQAPFTERAKSALRRVLRETERTDDEPDDPWGLGPAEEPAQADDEQRPQAGDLARAVLLLAATRPNLFRGRPAYVLGIPVESMTGILEEGRRYLAWLGAQGPLGTVHPWVAVVAGDLALRIRWRTLGVRRGAGRLLWMCERMATAPLAPGLVPRLWNAARARGIDAPDWNGPTPPGDCALTPDRYRALLAERATGARLTLQDGTVRVWAPPGAVIRLWNGATTALHLADAEETTLLLPPADPADPAAGRCGAAVFTRGDRLAAGWLEAYAALRA; via the coding sequence ATGCGCAGTGACGAGGCCGACGTACAGGGATCTGTCATCGAGCTGGCACAGGAGCGGTGGGGGGTCACACCGACCGGGGAGTTCCCGGCACGGTTCGCGGAGCCGGGCTGGAGCCATGCGGAGACCGTCGACCGTCGCTGCCCCGCGTGCGGCGGCGAACTCCACGCCCTGCGCAGACCGTACGAGTCCCAGGGCCGCACCTACCAGTACACGGCGCTCGTCTGCCCCGCCTGTCCCACCGCCTTCACCCTCGCCGATCTCGGGGTGAAGCGGTACGACCAGCTGACCGACGCCGTGCCCCGCCAAGGCGGACGGGCGGCCCGTGCCCGTCCGGCCCCCACCGTGACCGCCGTCGTCAAGGTCCCGGCGCAGCCGCGTCCGGGCCGTGGTCCGGCGTGGCCCGAGGACCTGGTCGTGCCCGACGCGACCGAGCAGCGCGCCTTGTCGTGGTGCAAGGTCGCCGATCCCACGTGGCGTCCGGCCGACGCGGTGCTCGCGGCGGCCGAGGACGTACGGGTGATCCTCCCCGAAGGACCGGAGTACGAGGAGCTGCGGACGCGGCTGAAGGAGCGGGACGTCCCGTACCGCGTCAGCCGGTACTGGGAGGAGGCCGGGGAGGTCGGCACCGTCAGCGACACCGGCGGCCGTACGGAGCTGGTCGCGGCCGGTCCGGACGGCGCGGCCCCCGCCGCCGGACCCTGGGCGGCGGCGGCCCGGGATGCCTTCGCCGCCCAGTGGGACGCGCTGGAGGAGCTGCCGGACGGTGACGGCGACGCGTACGTGCCCGTCGGCGAGCTGGTGCCGGCCGACTGGGCCGCTCTCCTTCCGCACCCGTCGTTCAACCCGGTGCAGGCCGCCGCCGTCCCGGTGGTCCTCGAAGGCACCGGGCATCTGGTCGTCGTCGCGCCGACGGGGGCGGGAAAGACCCCGATCGGGATGGTCGCGGCGCTTGAGGCGCATGCCCGCGGACGCAAGGCGGCCTGGCTGGTGCCGCAGCGCTCGCTCACCGACGAACTCGACCGCGAGCTCCAGCTGTGGCGGAGCCGTGGGCTGCGGGTGGTGCGCCTGACCGGTGAGGCCGCGGTGGACACGGAGCTGATCCGGTCGGCCGACGTGTGGGTGGCCACCACCGAGAAGTTCGAGGCGATCTGCCGCGCGGGCTCGCTGCGGGACGCGCTCGCGGAGGTCGGCTGCCTGGTCGTCGACGAGATCCATCTGCTCGGCGACCCGACGCGCGGGGCCGTACTGGAAGCGCTCCTCGCCCGCGTACGGGAGGACAGCGCGGCCACCCGGATCGTCGGCCTGTCCGCGACCGTCGCCAACGCGGACGAGGTCGCCGAGTGGCTGGGCGCCCGCCTGGTCCGCACCACCTGGCGGCCCACCCGGCTCACCTGGCAACTGCCCCTCCTGCCCCCGGTCGACGAGGCAGACCGGGCGGCGCGTGCCGCCGTCCGCACCGGGGCCGCCGTACGCATCGCCCGGCAGGTCACCGCGGACGGCGGCAGCGTCCTCGTCTTCTGCGGCAGCAAGCGCAGGGTCCGGGCCACGGCGCTCGCGCTGGCCGCCGACCGGGGCGTGCCGACCGCGGGCGTGGACGCGGACGACGCCGAACTCGTCGAGCGGCTCTGCACCAAGGCCGGCGTACGGCTGCACTACCGGGACTGGCCCTACAAGCGGGAGGCCGAGCAGGCCTTCCGGGCCCGTGAGGCGGAGATCCTGGTCGCCACCTCCACGGTGGCCGCCGGCGTCAACCTCCCCGCCCGCGCGGTGATCGTCTGCGACACGACCCTCGGCCTGGACCGCGTCGAGGTGTCGATGGTCCAGCAGATGTTCGGACGGGCCGGGCGCATCGGCGCCGGAGAGCGCGAGGGCTGGGCGTTCCTGCTCACCGACCCGGCGGAACGGGCGCACTGGCAGGCCCGGCTGGCCGCCGGATACACCGTACGGTCGCGTCTGGACGAGCACCTGGCCGACCACCTCCTCGCCGAGGCCGTGCAGGAGCGCCTTTCGACCCTGGAGGGGGCGGAGACCTGGTGGGCCGGGACCTTCGCCGCGTACCAGGGCCACGACAGCGTCGAACCCCTGCACGAGGCGGCGCAGTTCCTCGCCGAGGTGGGCTGTCTGCGCCCCGCCGCCGACGAGGACCGTCTGGAGCCCACCCCGCTGGGCCGGCTGACCAGCCGCTTCATGGTCGACGCCACGATCGCCGACGACCTGGCGACGGCGCTGCGGCAGGCCCCGGTACCCGAAGACCCGCTCGCCGCCGAGCAGTTGCTCGCGGCCCTGCTCAGCACCCGCCTCCCCGTACTCGAACAGGCACCCTTCACCGAGCGGGCGAAGTCCGCCCTGCGCCGGGTCCTGCGCGAGACCGAGCGCACGGACGACGAACCGGACGATCCCTGGGGCCTCGGCCCGGCGGAGGAACCGGCGCAGGCCGACGACGAGCAGCGGCCCCAGGCCGGTGACCTGGCCCGCGCGGTCCTGCTGCTCGCGGCGACCCGGCCGAACCTCTTCCGCGGCCGCCCCGCGTACGTCCTCGGCATCCCCGTGGAATCCATGACCGGCATCCTGGAGGAAGGCCGGCGCTACCTGGCCTGGCTCGGCGCGCAGGGCCCCCTCGGCACGGTCCACCCCTGGGTGGCCGTCGTCGCCGGCGACCTCGCGCTGCGCATCCGCTGGCGGACCCTGGGAGTCCGCCGAGGGGCCGGACGCCTCCTCTGGATGTGCGAGCGCATGGCCACGGCCCCGCTCGCGCCCGGCCTCGTCCCGCGCCTGTGGAACGCGGCCCGGGCCCGCGGCATCGACGCGCCCGACTGGAACGGCCCGACGCCGCCGGGCGACTGCGCCCTCACCCCGGACCGCTACCGCGCGCTCCTCGCGGAACGCGCCACCGGCGCCCGCCTCACCCTCCAGGACGGCACGGTCCGGGTGTGGGCCCCGCCGGGAGCCGTGATCCGCCTGTGGAACGGTGCGACCACCGCCCTGCACCTCGCCGACGCCGAGGAGACCACGCTGCTCCTGCCGCCCGCCGACCCGGCCGACCCGGCGGCGGGGCGCTGCGGCGCCGCCGTCTTCACCCGCGGTGACCGACTGGCGGCAGGCTGGCTGGAAGCGTACGCGGCCCTGCGGGCCTGA
- a CDS encoding Lrp/AsnC family transcriptional regulator produces the protein MEELDRQIVELLVKDGRMSYTDLGKATGLSTSAVHQRVRRLEQRGVIRGYAAVVDPEAVGLPLTAFISVKPFDPSAPDDTPDRLADIPEIEACHSVAGDENYILKVRVATPLELEHLLSRIRSQAGVSSRTTVVLSTPYEARPPRI, from the coding sequence ATGGAGGAGCTGGATCGTCAGATCGTGGAGTTGCTCGTCAAGGACGGGCGCATGAGCTACACCGACCTGGGCAAGGCCACCGGCCTGTCCACGTCGGCGGTGCATCAGCGCGTCCGCCGTCTGGAGCAGCGCGGTGTCATCCGCGGCTATGCCGCCGTCGTCGACCCGGAGGCCGTGGGCCTGCCGCTCACCGCGTTCATCTCGGTCAAACCCTTCGATCCCAGCGCCCCCGACGACACCCCCGACCGGCTCGCCGACATCCCGGAGATCGAGGCCTGCCACAGCGTCGCGGGCGACGAGAACTACATCCTCAAGGTCCGGGTCGCCACCCCGCTGGAGCTGGAGCACCTGCTCAGCCGCATCCGCTCCCAGGCGGGGGTCTCCAGCCGCACGACCGTCGTCCTGTCCACCCCGTACGAGGCCAGGCCGCCGCGCATCTGA
- a CDS encoding SCO1431 family membrane protein, with the protein MTSTTHSRLLVRARTGGPREDGPEILEHVLGWTLVVLLAVLVTRAGLM; encoded by the coding sequence ATGACCTCCACCACCCACTCCCGTCTCCTCGTCCGCGCCCGCACGGGCGGCCCCCGCGAGGACGGCCCCGAGATCCTGGAGCACGTCCTCGGCTGGACCCTGGTCGTCCTGCTCGCCGTCCTCGTCACCCGGGCGGGTCTCATGTGA
- a CDS encoding phosphotransferase family protein, which produces MATAPRPRTTTRDPEELGRRLTAWLDRYLPGAGVTDLAVPGSNGMSSETLLFDLDHPDAPVRGCALRLAADPAAYTVFPVYDMARQHRVMRLVGEHTDVPVPRVLWLEEDPEPLGAPFFVMARAEGRVPPDVMPYTYEGNWLHAATDAERAHLEAESVAVLARLHDQFPAKEAEFLLPEGTGSPLRRHVDAQRAYYAWVVEGLAPSPLIESAFDWLEEHWPADEGPAVLGWGDARIGNIVYDGFTPAAVLDWEMAAYVPREVDLGWTVYLHRFFQDLTVGFGQPGLPGFLRRDAIERRYAELTGHTPRDMEFHTLYAALRHAIVMLRIAYRQAHFGEVEVPGDPDGLILHHATLAAMVRGSYW; this is translated from the coding sequence TTGGCCACCGCGCCCCGCCCCCGCACCACCACCCGTGACCCCGAGGAGCTCGGCCGGCGGCTCACCGCCTGGCTGGACCGGTACCTGCCCGGAGCCGGGGTCACCGACCTCGCCGTCCCCGGTTCCAACGGCATGTCCAGCGAGACCCTGCTCTTCGACCTGGACCACCCGGACGCCCCCGTACGCGGCTGCGCCCTGCGGCTCGCCGCCGACCCCGCCGCGTACACCGTCTTCCCCGTCTACGACATGGCGCGCCAGCACCGCGTGATGCGCCTCGTCGGCGAGCACACCGACGTCCCCGTGCCGCGCGTGCTCTGGCTGGAGGAGGACCCGGAACCCCTCGGCGCCCCCTTCTTCGTGATGGCCCGCGCCGAGGGTCGCGTCCCGCCGGACGTCATGCCCTACACGTACGAGGGGAACTGGCTGCACGCCGCCACCGACGCCGAACGCGCCCACCTGGAGGCCGAGTCCGTCGCCGTACTGGCCAGGCTGCACGACCAGTTCCCCGCGAAGGAGGCCGAGTTCCTGCTGCCCGAAGGCACCGGGAGCCCGCTGCGGCGTCACGTCGACGCCCAACGCGCCTACTACGCCTGGGTGGTGGAGGGACTCGCGCCCTCGCCGCTCATCGAGTCGGCCTTCGACTGGCTCGAGGAGCACTGGCCGGCCGACGAGGGCCCCGCCGTCCTCGGCTGGGGCGACGCCCGCATCGGGAACATCGTCTACGACGGATTCACGCCCGCCGCCGTCCTCGACTGGGAGATGGCGGCGTACGTCCCCCGCGAGGTCGACCTCGGCTGGACCGTCTACCTGCACCGTTTCTTCCAGGACCTGACCGTGGGCTTCGGCCAGCCCGGACTCCCCGGCTTCCTGCGGCGCGACGCGATCGAGCGGCGGTACGCCGAACTGACCGGGCACACCCCGCGCGACATGGAGTTCCACACGCTCTACGCGGCGCTGCGGCACGCGATCGTGATGCTCAGGATCGCGTACCGCCAGGCCCACTTCGGCGAGGTCGAGGTGCCCGGTGACCCCGACGGCCTGATCCTGCACCACGCCACGCTCGCGGCGATGGTGCGGGGAAGCTACTGGTAG
- a CDS encoding amidohydrolase — MSESMPPASPGDHRTVLLRGGEVHSPADPFATAMVVERGHVAWVGSEGAADAFASGVDEVVDLEGALVTPAFVDAHVHTTATGFALTGLDLSSAASLAEAAELIRAHAAARPEDRILIGHGWDASRWPERRPLARAELDELTGGRPLYLTRIDVHSAVVTTALLDLVPGVRDLDGFHDGQRPLTGDAHHAVRAAAFAAVSPGQRTEAQRAARAHAASLGIGTLHECGGPQISSEEDFTGLLDLAREEAGPRVVGYWADLDVERARALGALGAAGDLFADGSLGSHTACLHEPYADHTGHRGSAHLDAATIALHVVACTEAGLQAGFHAIGDAAVTAVVEGVRAAAEKLGLARIRAARHRVEHVEMLTPETIAAFAELGLTASVQPAFDALWGGEDGMYADRLGAERARTLNPYAALLRAGVPLAFGSDSPVTPLDPWGTVRAAAFHRTPEHRISARAAFTAHTRGGWRAVGRDDAGTLVPGAPADYAVWRTEELVVQAPDDRVARWSTDPRSGTPGLPDLSPGVDLPVCLRTVVYGQTVFERPNE, encoded by the coding sequence ATGAGCGAGTCCATGCCTCCTGCGTCTCCCGGCGACCACCGCACCGTGCTGCTGCGCGGTGGAGAAGTCCACAGCCCCGCCGACCCCTTCGCCACCGCCATGGTGGTGGAGCGCGGTCACGTCGCCTGGGTGGGCTCCGAAGGCGCGGCCGACGCCTTCGCGTCCGGCGTGGACGAGGTCGTCGACCTGGAGGGCGCGCTCGTCACCCCGGCGTTCGTCGACGCGCACGTGCACACCACCGCCACCGGCTTCGCCCTCACCGGGCTCGACCTGTCCTCCGCCGCCTCGCTCGCCGAGGCCGCCGAGCTGATCCGGGCCCACGCCGCCGCCCGCCCCGAGGACCGCATCCTCATCGGCCACGGCTGGGACGCCTCCCGCTGGCCCGAGCGCCGCCCGCTCGCCCGCGCCGAGCTCGACGAACTCACCGGCGGCCGCCCGCTCTACCTGACCCGGATCGACGTCCACTCGGCCGTCGTCACCACCGCCCTCCTCGACCTCGTGCCCGGCGTCCGTGACCTGGACGGCTTCCACGACGGGCAGCGGCCGCTCACCGGGGACGCCCACCACGCCGTGCGCGCCGCCGCCTTCGCGGCGGTCTCTCCCGGCCAGCGCACCGAGGCCCAGCGCGCCGCCCGCGCCCACGCCGCCTCCCTCGGCATCGGCACCCTCCACGAGTGCGGCGGACCGCAGATCTCCTCCGAGGAGGACTTCACCGGCCTCCTGGACCTCGCGCGCGAGGAGGCCGGGCCCCGGGTCGTCGGCTACTGGGCCGACCTCGACGTCGAGCGGGCGCGGGCCCTGGGCGCCCTCGGCGCGGCCGGCGACCTGTTCGCCGACGGCTCCCTCGGTTCCCACACGGCCTGCCTCCACGAGCCGTACGCCGACCACACCGGGCACCGCGGCTCGGCCCACCTGGACGCGGCCACCATCGCCCTGCACGTCGTCGCCTGCACCGAGGCGGGTCTCCAGGCCGGCTTCCACGCCATCGGGGACGCGGCGGTGACCGCGGTCGTCGAGGGCGTCAGGGCCGCCGCCGAGAAGCTCGGCCTGGCCCGGATCCGGGCCGCCCGGCACCGCGTCGAGCACGTCGAGATGCTCACCCCCGAGACGATCGCCGCCTTCGCCGAGCTGGGACTCACCGCCTCCGTGCAGCCCGCCTTCGACGCCCTCTGGGGCGGCGAGGACGGCATGTACGCCGACCGGCTCGGCGCCGAGCGGGCCCGCACCCTCAACCCGTACGCGGCACTGCTGCGCGCCGGCGTGCCGCTGGCCTTCGGCTCCGACAGCCCGGTCACCCCGCTCGACCCCTGGGGCACCGTCCGCGCCGCCGCCTTCCACCGGACCCCCGAGCACCGGATCTCCGCCCGCGCCGCCTTCACCGCCCACACCCGGGGGGGCTGGCGGGCCGTGGGCCGGGACGACGCCGGGACGCTGGTCCCCGGCGCCCCCGCCGACTATGCGGTCTGGCGCACCGAGGAGCTCGTCGTCCAGGCGCCCGACGACCGGGTCGCCCGCTGGTCCACCGACCCCCGTTCCGGAACGCCCGGTCTGCCCGATCTGTCGCCCGGCGTCGACCTCCCCGTCTGTCTGCGCACGGTGGTGTACGGGCAGACG
- a CDS encoding DUF7064 domain-containing protein yields MKHHVSGDRNAYDRCIFHVFDHAGRALLIAGLGVYPNTGVVDAYATLRTGDRLHAVRASDALGDDRTNLSVGPLAITVDEPLKRLSLHCAADPDDPDGLSFDLTWTGDFPAVWEPHHTQRHGGRLTLEGRRFVQAGHCTGTIRAGGEEFTVTAGEWTGTRDRSWGVRPLPGEEPGRAAEFRPEGFHWLWIPMRFEDRFLMVIAQEDADGYRTLNEALLVRNGHRDTQLGWPRTDITYRPGTRHPERASVHLADPAGKPLEIGVEILASSPLAVGSGYPPATDWQHGTWQGRGWTDRRVYDLSDPAAHPMAAYGVTDHAARFTLDGRTGYGIFEHGSFGRHDPSGFADHTSTAN; encoded by the coding sequence ATGAAGCACCACGTCAGCGGCGACCGGAACGCCTACGACCGGTGCATCTTCCACGTCTTCGACCACGCCGGACGCGCCCTGCTCATCGCCGGGCTCGGCGTTTACCCCAACACCGGGGTCGTCGACGCCTACGCCACCCTGCGCACCGGCGACCGGCTGCACGCCGTCCGCGCCTCGGACGCCCTCGGCGACGACCGGACGAACCTCTCCGTCGGCCCGCTCGCCATCACCGTCGACGAACCGCTCAAGCGCCTCTCCCTGCACTGCGCGGCCGACCCCGACGACCCCGACGGCCTCTCCTTCGACCTCACCTGGACCGGCGACTTCCCCGCCGTCTGGGAACCCCACCACACCCAGCGCCACGGCGGCAGGCTCACCCTCGAAGGCCGCCGCTTCGTCCAGGCCGGACACTGCACGGGCACCATCAGGGCCGGCGGCGAGGAGTTCACCGTCACCGCGGGGGAGTGGACCGGCACCCGCGACCGCAGCTGGGGCGTCCGCCCCCTCCCCGGCGAGGAACCCGGCCGCGCCGCCGAGTTCCGCCCCGAGGGCTTCCACTGGCTCTGGATCCCGATGCGCTTCGAGGACCGCTTCCTCATGGTCATCGCCCAGGAGGACGCCGACGGCTACCGCACCCTCAACGAGGCCCTGCTCGTACGGAACGGCCACCGCGACACCCAACTCGGCTGGCCCCGCACCGACATCACGTACCGGCCCGGCACCCGCCACCCCGAGAGGGCGTCCGTCCACCTCGCCGACCCGGCCGGGAAACCCCTGGAGATCGGCGTCGAGATCCTCGCCTCCTCCCCGCTCGCCGTCGGCTCCGGCTATCCGCCCGCCACCGACTGGCAGCACGGCACCTGGCAGGGCCGCGGCTGGACCGACCGCCGCGTCTACGACCTCTCCGACCCGGCCGCCCACCCCATGGCCGCCTACGGCGTCACCGACCACGCCGCCCGCTTCACCCTCGACGGTCGCACCGGCTACGGCATCTTCGAGCACGGCTCCTTCGGCCGCCACGACCCCAGCGGCTTCGCCGACCACACCTCGACAGCCAACTGA